One genomic segment of Pseudomonadota bacterium includes these proteins:
- the murD gene encoding UDP-N-acetylmuramoyl-L-alanine--D-glutamate ligase: MTAQAAQTARNAVIVGMGRTGLSVARHLQRSGFRIALTDSREAPPELAGVKALGAAVVARTGGFDARLLEKADIVVTSPGVPLDDPFFVQARARGLDIVGDIELFARAADAPVVGITGTNGKSTVTTLLGRMAERAGVRVRVGGNLGQPALDLLDRGPTDLYVLELSSFQLDTTHSLKLKAAVVLNVSADHMDRYATLDHYAASKARIYANSETAVVNADEPEVLRMPRTGQRVISFSLLDPKADFSLVTPPSDKQPWLARRGSALLPLAALKISGRHNASNALATLALGDALRLPLSPMLDELRDFTGLPHRSQWVADLANVRYIDDSKGTNVGATLAAVNGLAGPLVVIAGGDGKGQDFSPLAPAFRGKVRTAVLLGRDAGLIETALAGICHTARVNSMEEAVQAAARFAQPGDTVLLSPACSSLDMFRDYAHRGNVFAAAVKELVPGAAK; this comes from the coding sequence ATGACCGCCCAGGCCGCACAAACCGCGCGCAACGCTGTGATCGTCGGCATGGGCCGCACCGGCTTGTCGGTCGCCCGGCACTTGCAGCGCAGCGGTTTTCGCATCGCGTTGACCGACAGTCGCGAGGCGCCGCCGGAGCTGGCGGGTGTCAAAGCGTTGGGTGCCGCCGTCGTGGCGCGTACCGGGGGATTCGACGCACGGCTGCTGGAAAAGGCCGACATCGTCGTGACCTCGCCGGGCGTGCCGCTCGACGACCCGTTCTTCGTGCAGGCGCGTGCGCGCGGCCTCGACATCGTCGGCGACATCGAATTGTTCGCGCGCGCCGCGGATGCACCCGTGGTCGGCATCACCGGCACCAACGGCAAGAGCACCGTGACGACCTTGTTAGGCCGCATGGCCGAGCGCGCCGGCGTACGCGTGCGTGTCGGCGGCAATCTCGGCCAGCCGGCGCTCGACCTGCTGGATCGCGGGCCCACCGATCTGTACGTGCTCGAGTTGTCGTCGTTCCAGCTCGACACCACGCACTCGCTCAAGCTCAAGGCTGCGGTGGTGCTCAACGTCTCCGCGGATCACATGGATCGTTACGCGACGCTGGATCACTACGCCGCATCGAAGGCGCGGATCTACGCCAACAGCGAGACCGCGGTGGTGAACGCCGACGAGCCCGAGGTGCTGCGCATGCCGCGCACGGGCCAGCGCGTGATCTCGTTCAGCCTGCTCGACCCGAAGGCCGATTTCAGCCTGGTCACGCCGCCCTCGGATAAGCAGCCGTGGCTGGCGCGGCGCGGTTCGGCGTTGCTGCCGCTCGCCGCGCTCAAGATCTCCGGCCGGCACAACGCTTCGAACGCATTGGCAACCCTCGCACTCGGCGACGCGTTGCGTCTGCCGCTCTCGCCGATGCTCGATGAACTGCGCGATTTCACCGGGCTGCCGCACCGCTCGCAATGGGTGGCAGATCTCGCGAACGTGCGTTACATCGACGATTCGAAGGGCACCAACGTCGGCGCCACGCTGGCCGCGGTCAACGGCCTCGCCGGTCCGCTGGTGGTGATCGCTGGCGGTGACGGCAAGGGTCAGGACTTCTCGCCGCTCGCACCCGCCTTTCGCGGCAAAGTGCGCACCGCCGTGTTGTTGGGTCGTGACGCCGGCCTGATCGAAACCGCGCTGGCTGGCATCTGCCACACCGCGCGAGTGAATTCGATGGAAGAAGCCGTGCAGGCCGCGGCGCGGTTCGCGCAGCCGGGCGACACCGTGTTGTTGTCGCCGGCCTGCTCGAGCCTCGACATGTTTCGCGACTATGCGCATCGCGGCAACGTGTTCGCCGCCGCCGTGAAAGAACTCGTTCCGGGAGCGGCGAAATGA
- the mraY gene encoding phospho-N-acetylmuramoyl-pentapeptide-transferase, whose translation MLYWLAKILTPHYSGFNVFSYLTLRAIFAVMSALLLALFIGPWMIERLKGGQIGQVVRDDGPKSHFSKAGTPTMGGLLILVAIFVSTLLWADLSNRFVWVVLGVTFFFGLIGFWDDYLKLAKKNPKGLIARYKYSWQSLVGLVAAVFLFYTAKAPSETTLYLPFFKNFAVPMTAAAFIVLTYFMIVGMSNAVNLTDGLDGLAIMPAVMVAVALGVFAYASGNAKLVQYLDIPAVPGAGELLIFCGALAGAGLGFLWFNTYPAQVFMGDIGALALGAALGTIAVIVRQEVVALIMGGIFVIETASVIIQVASFKLTGKRVFRMAPIHHHFELKGWTEPKVIVRFWIIAFLLVLAGLATLKLR comes from the coding sequence ATGCTGTATTGGCTCGCCAAGATACTCACGCCTCACTACTCGGGATTCAACGTCTTCTCGTACCTGACGTTGCGCGCGATTTTCGCCGTGATGTCCGCGCTGCTGCTGGCGCTGTTCATCGGCCCCTGGATGATCGAGCGGTTGAAGGGCGGGCAGATTGGCCAGGTGGTGCGCGACGATGGCCCGAAGTCGCATTTTTCGAAGGCCGGCACGCCGACCATGGGCGGGTTGCTCATCCTCGTGGCGATCTTCGTCAGCACGCTGCTGTGGGCGGATCTATCCAATCGATTCGTCTGGGTGGTGCTCGGCGTCACGTTCTTCTTCGGCCTGATCGGCTTCTGGGACGACTACCTCAAGCTTGCGAAGAAGAATCCGAAGGGTCTCATTGCGCGTTACAAGTATTCCTGGCAGTCGCTGGTCGGATTGGTGGCGGCCGTGTTCCTGTTCTACACGGCGAAGGCGCCGTCCGAGACCACGCTCTATCTACCGTTCTTCAAGAACTTCGCAGTGCCGATGACGGCCGCGGCGTTCATCGTGCTCACGTATTTCATGATCGTCGGCATGAGTAATGCGGTGAACCTGACCGACGGGCTCGACGGGCTGGCGATCATGCCGGCCGTCATGGTCGCGGTGGCGCTGGGCGTATTCGCCTACGCCAGCGGCAACGCGAAGCTGGTGCAGTACCTCGACATTCCCGCGGTTCCCGGCGCGGGCGAGCTGCTCATCTTCTGTGGTGCACTGGCCGGCGCAGGGCTCGGGTTCCTGTGGTTCAACACCTATCCCGCGCAGGTGTTCATGGGCGACATCGGCGCGTTGGCGCTCGGCGCCGCGCTCGGCACCATTGCCGTGATCGTCCGGCAGGAAGTCGTGGCGCTGATCATGGGCGGCATCTTCGTCATCGAAACGGCGTCGGTGATCATCCAGGTCGCGTCGTTCAAGCTGACCGGCAAACGCGTCTTCCGCATGGCGCCTATCCACCATCACTTCGAGCTCAAGGGCTGGACTGAGCCGAAGGTGATCGTGCGTTTCTGGATCATTGCCTTCCTCCTCGTGCTGGCAGGGCTCGCGACCCTGAAACTGCGATGA
- the murG gene encoding undecaprenyldiphospho-muramoylpentapeptide beta-N-acetylglucosaminyltransferase, translating to MTSPQAAVTSRPILIMAGGTGGHVFPALALARLLRAASHEVVWLGTQRGLEARIVPAEKIEIEWLSMSGLRGKGAITLLAAPFKLAHSIWQALRIVRRRNPALVVGFGGFVTGPGGVAAWLTRRPLVIHEQNAIAGYSNRCLAHLSRRVLAAFPNAFPRGVDVRVVGNPVRADIVMQPPPAERFARREGALRLLVVGGSLGASRLNAVVPFAVAQSGLSLRVRHQAGVNGIDAARAAYAQAGVAADVSPFIDDMARAYADADLVICRAGALTISELAAVGVAAVLVPFPAAVDDHQTVNAQYLVREGAAVLIADRELTAERLAAELKTLCQRGKLLAMAERARLVAKPRAAEELAAVCLGQLEAA from the coding sequence ATGACCTCCCCGCAGGCCGCCGTGACCTCGCGCCCGATCCTCATCATGGCCGGTGGCACCGGCGGGCACGTGTTCCCCGCGCTGGCCCTGGCGCGCCTGCTGCGCGCCGCCTCGCATGAAGTCGTCTGGCTCGGTACGCAGCGCGGACTGGAAGCGCGCATCGTGCCGGCCGAGAAGATAGAGATCGAGTGGCTCTCCATGAGCGGCCTGCGCGGCAAGGGTGCGATCACCTTGCTGGCGGCGCCGTTCAAACTCGCGCATTCGATCTGGCAGGCGCTGCGGATCGTCCGGCGCCGCAACCCGGCGCTGGTGGTCGGCTTCGGTGGTTTCGTCACGGGCCCGGGTGGCGTGGCGGCCTGGCTCACGCGGCGGCCGCTCGTCATCCACGAACAGAATGCGATCGCCGGTTATTCCAACCGTTGTCTCGCGCATCTGTCGCGCCGAGTGCTCGCCGCGTTCCCGAATGCGTTTCCGAGAGGCGTCGATGTCCGCGTCGTGGGCAACCCGGTGCGCGCCGACATCGTCATGCAGCCGCCGCCGGCGGAGCGTTTCGCGCGCCGCGAGGGCGCGCTGCGCCTGCTGGTGGTCGGCGGTAGTTTGGGGGCGTCGCGGCTCAATGCCGTGGTGCCGTTCGCGGTGGCGCAATCCGGCCTCTCGCTGCGCGTCCGCCACCAGGCCGGCGTCAACGGCATCGACGCGGCGCGCGCCGCGTATGCGCAGGCGGGGGTGGCTGCCGACGTCTCGCCGTTCATCGACGACATGGCGCGCGCCTACGCCGACGCGGATCTCGTGATCTGCCGCGCCGGGGCACTGACGATTTCCGAACTCGCCGCCGTCGGCGTGGCCGCGGTGCTGGTGCCGTTTCCCGCCGCGGTCGACGATCACCAGACCGTCAACGCGCAATACCTGGTGCGCGAAGGCGCCGCCGTGCTGATCGCGGACCGTGAGCTGACCGCCGAGCGGCTCGCAGCCGAGCTCAAGACGCTGTGCCAGCGCGGCAAACTACTGGCGATGGCCGAACGCGCGCGACTCGTCGCGAAGCCGCGCGCCGCCGAAGAGCTGGCCGCCGTCTGCCTCGGGCAGCTGGAGGCCGCATGA
- the ftsW gene encoding putative lipid II flippase FtsW yields the protein MSGKARALHIDAVALSLVAAIVLLGLIMVTSASISIASKESGNAFSYLERQLVLCCIGFVLAALVFCIRTDYLEKMAWPLLIAAVALLFFVLIPGLGHVVNGSRRWIRVLGFNFQASELARVLVLIFIASYAVRREQELRSTAMGLIKPIGLLGFIALLLLAEPDFGAASVLFVSGFGILFIAGARLRYVLLTAAAGAGAMALLVMLVPYRMARVTSFLDPWADPFNSGFQLTQSLIAIGRGEWFGVGLGESVQKLFYLPEAHTDFLFAVLAEELGLVGVALTLALFIALVWRSFWIAQLASRAGLRFQAYLAAGFGLWLGAQALINIGVNMGVLPTKGLTLPLMSYGRSSMIVTLAWVGLLLRVYHEAMQNTRGMATARGANDARPARIAGATA from the coding sequence ATGAGCGGCAAGGCGCGCGCGCTGCACATCGACGCGGTGGCCTTGTCGCTGGTCGCCGCCATCGTATTGCTGGGGCTGATCATGGTCACCTCCGCATCCATCTCGATCGCGAGCAAGGAATCGGGCAATGCGTTCTCCTATCTAGAACGCCAGCTGGTGTTGTGCTGCATCGGCTTCGTCCTCGCCGCGCTGGTGTTCTGCATCCGCACCGACTACCTGGAGAAGATGGCCTGGCCGCTGCTGATCGCGGCGGTGGCGTTGCTGTTCTTCGTGCTGATTCCGGGCCTCGGCCACGTGGTCAACGGCAGCCGGCGCTGGATCCGCGTCCTCGGCTTCAACTTCCAGGCTTCCGAGCTCGCGCGCGTGCTGGTGCTGATCTTCATCGCGAGTTACGCGGTGCGCCGAGAACAGGAACTGCGCAGCACGGCGATGGGGTTGATCAAACCCATCGGTCTCCTGGGGTTCATCGCGTTGCTGCTGCTGGCCGAGCCGGATTTCGGCGCGGCGTCGGTGCTGTTCGTTTCGGGCTTCGGCATCCTGTTCATCGCCGGCGCGCGCCTGCGATACGTGCTGCTCACGGCGGCCGCCGGGGCGGGCGCGATGGCGCTGCTGGTGATGCTCGTGCCGTACCGCATGGCACGCGTCACGTCCTTCCTCGATCCGTGGGCGGATCCGTTCAACAGCGGCTTCCAGCTCACGCAATCGCTGATCGCGATCGGCCGCGGCGAATGGTTCGGCGTCGGCCTGGGCGAAAGCGTGCAGAAGCTGTTCTATCTACCCGAGGCACATACCGATTTCCTGTTCGCGGTGCTGGCCGAGGAGCTCGGCCTGGTCGGCGTCGCCTTGACACTGGCGCTGTTCATCGCGCTGGTGTGGCGCAGCTTCTGGATCGCTCAGCTCGCTTCGCGCGCCGGCCTGCGTTTCCAGGCCTACCTGGCCGCCGGATTCGGGTTGTGGCTCGGCGCACAGGCGCTGATCAACATCGGCGTGAACATGGGCGTGTTGCCCACCAAAGGCCTGACGCTGCCGCTCATGAGTTACGGCCGCTCGAGCATGATCGTCACGCTGGCCTGGGTCGGGTTACTGCTGCGGGTCTACCACGAAGCCATGCAGAACACGCGCGGCATGGCGACAGCGCGTGGCGCCAACGACGCGCGGCCGGCGCGCATCGCGGGAGCCACGGCATGA